Genomic DNA from Actinopolymorpha sp. NPDC004070:
GACCGAGCCGGACGTACACGACGCCCGCGAGGTGGCCGGCGGCGACGAACTCCACGTGTTCGGTGGGTTCCGGCAGAAGAACCGCGAGTTCGTCGACTCGCTGCTGGCCGGAAGGGAGCTGACGACCTCGCCGTTCCGGGACGCCGTGAAGACGATGGACGTCGCCGACCGGATCCTCGCCCAGGCCGCGCTGCGCGGGGAGTGACCTCGCCCGTCGTTGCGGCCCTAGTTGTCGGCGGGATTGCGGGCAGCGCGGATGCGGGCGAGCTCGGCGTTCTGTTCGGCGGTGAACGGCCGCAGGACGCAGAACTCGTTACCCTCCGGGTCGGTCATCACCACCCACGAGGCGTCCGCCGTCTGGCCGACGTCAGCACGGGATGCGCCCAGCGACTCCAGCCGCGTCACCTCGGCGGCCTGGTCCTCCGGGCGCAGATCGAGGTGCAACCTGTTCTTGCCCGCCCTGACGTCCGGCACCCGCACGAACAGCAGATCCGGCGCCACTGCGTCGCAGATCGAGCCGGCCGGAGGTTCCAGCGCGACCTCGCCAGGTGAGTCGTGGGTACGCCGCCAGCCGAGGGCGGCCTCCCAGAACGCTGCCAGCCGGCCGGGGTCCGCCGCGTCGACGACGACGCACTGAATCGTGAGAGC
This window encodes:
- a CDS encoding VOC family protein, translated to MALTIQCVVVDAADPGRLAAFWEAALGWRRTHDSPGEVALEPPAGSICDAVAPDLLFVRVPDVRAGKNRLHLDLRPEDQAAEVTRLESLGASRADVGQTADASWVVMTDPEGNEFCVLRPFTAEQNAELARIRAARNPADN